The DNA window aAAACTGGGGTCATGAAAAATAGATAACATAAATAAATGAGGAAGCCATGAATTCAAAAGTATTGCTCCTTAAATCTCTTTTATATTTCATTAATACATTATCTTTGATGCTTTTTTATGAGTATTTGTTGCTTAAAACTCAACCAGTTTTTAGGTGTATTTATTGCTTATAAATTTTAAGTCTAGACCCTCGGGTATATGCTTCTTAATATTTAGCATATACATATATTGCAAATTAAAACTTGTACGTCTAGACCCTCGGGTATATGCTTCCAATTACTCAATTCACATaagattcattttaaaactttagcAACTGCAATAATCATTTGATACCATGCATCTAGAATGCACATTGCTACATACATTTGACAGAATTTATTAGTTTGGTAAAAGGTTTTTCataaattattcattatttttttttaaatttatctatcatttaataatatgttgggttaaaattttcattttcagaAATTTTCATCTCAACATGATACATGATTATTTGAGATGCTACTAGTATGGACtgtaatttatttttgtacttAATTTATGTAGTGATTGAtgtttgtttgtttatatttttttatacactttgtttattatattttgttgagATTTTGAAGTTTAGCAGTGAGTATTGATAATGTATTATTgcagatattttatttatggtGTTAGTATATTTAAATGACTAGATTTTATTTATTGTGGCAGGTGTGATTTTATTCATAAATGGGAAAATCTGTTACAATTAATAAATTCTTTCAGAGGAAGAGATCTAATCAACTAGATCCTCCCATTTCTACAGCTCCATCTATACCATCAGATGATAATCTTCCACCAGAGGTTCATTCTCAAAAGTTAAGAAAGGTTGAAAGTGCAGGGGTTGATCTTAACTTCTTAGAGCGTGATCCTGGATTACGTCGACAAATACGGGAATACTCTCCCAACGAGCAAGAAGAAATTCGTCGGGCTTATCTAAATCTGAAAGCATATCAGCCTATACTTTCAGAATATCCACTAAATAAAAACAATCTTCATCCCCGTAGGTTTCAATCATCTTGGTATGAGCTTTTTCCTTGGTTGGAGTATTCCCCAACAAAAGATAAAGCTTTCTGTTTTCCTTGCTTTATCTTTAACAAGCCATCAGGATGTCCTAAGCAAACTGCATTTACTGTTGTTGGATTTGATAATTGGAAGAAGGCTCGAAGTGGAAAAACATGTTCTTTCCAATGTCATATTGGGAAAGATAATGTATCTTCACCTCATCGTATGGCTGAAAAAGCATGTGATGATTTAATGAACCAACCTCAACATATACCaagatttttcaacaaaattagCTCAGAAGCAGTTGCAAGGAATCGCCTTCGATTGAAAGTTGGTATACATGTAGTTCGGTTGCTTGCACTTCAGGGCGTTCCTTTCAGAGGTCATGATGAGAGCTCTAATTCATCTAATCGTGGAGACTTTCTTGAATTTCTTGATGTGGTGGCCTTGTATAACGATGAGCTTTCAGATGCAATACATAAAGCTCCGAAAAATGCCAAGTATACATGTCATGATATTCAAAAGCAAATACTTCACATGTTCTCTGTGAGAGTGAAATGTAATTCGTGAAGAAATTGCAGACAGCAAGTATTGCATAGTCATCGATGAAGCCCGTGATGAGTCAAAAAGAGAACAAATGTCTATAGTGTTGAGGTTTGTGGACAAAAATGGATGCATACAAGAGCGTTTTTTTTGGGCTTGTTCATGTGTCAGATACTACAGCTTTGAAATTAAAGAATGCTATAtattcttatttgagtcattacAATTTGGATGTCCAAAATATTAGAGGTCAAGGTTACGATGGTGCTAGCATTATGAGAGGTGAGTTCAATGGATTGCAAGCTTTGATTCTGAAAGATTGTAAGAGTgcttattatgttcattgcttTGCCCATCGATTGCAGTTGGCTCTTGTTGCGGCAGCAAAAAATGTAACTCCCATTCATCAGTTTTTTGATAAATTAACTTTCATAGTTAATATGGTTGGTGCTTCGTGCAAGCGTAATGATGAATTGAAGGAAGCTCACGCAGATGACATTGCTTATTTGATTTCTATTAATGAACTCGAGACAGGGCGTGGACTTAATCGGATATGTAATTTACAACGAGCAGCTGATATGCGTTGGAGTTCTCATTTTAGATCATTATCGAGCTTGATCAAGATGTTTAGTGCAACATGTACTGTATTGCTCAAAGTTATGGAAGATGGACTTCCTTCCCAAAGAGCAGAAGCAACGTctgtttatgatgaaatgaatTCATTTGATTTTGTATTCATATTGCATCTAATGAACGAGATTATGGAGATCACAGATGTGCTTTGTCAGACATTGCAAAGTAAGTCTCAAGATATTTTGAATGCAATGGAGCTAGTTTCAtctacaaaaaaattaattcaagagCTAAGGGATGACAAATGGGATGATTTGCTTGAAAAAGTGAAGTCCTTTTGTGTGGCTCGTAACATTGATGTTCCTGATTTTAGTGCTCAGTATGTTGATAGGCGAGGTCGAGCCCGTCGTCATCAAGGCAATTTCACCATTGAGCATCATTATAGGGTAAACTTTTTTTATGCCACTATAGATTCACAACTGCAAGAAATTAATGTGCGTTTTAGTGAAGATGCGATGGAGTTACTCATGCTTAGTTCTgctttaaatcctcaaaatgCAAGTGATTCATTGAGATATATGGATATATGCAAATTGGTTGAAAAGTTTTATTCACAAGATTTTACCAATGAAGAAAAATAACGGTTAGAGATGCAGTTGAAGCACTATGAGCATAATGTAGTCAAAGGGTCACACTACAAAAGTCTTTCAACTATTTCCGAGTTGTGTCAATGGTTGGTGAAGATTAAAAAGCTGCTACATATGACCTTGTTTTTAGAGTGATCGTGCTTGTGCTGACTCTTCCAGTTTCTACCGCTACTACAGAACGGTCATTCTCAGCTATGAATATCGTCAAAACTAGGTTTCGGAGCAAAATGGAGGATGATTTTCTCTCGGATGTATTGATGATATTTATTGAAAGAGAAATTGCTAAAAATATTTGTATAGATACCATTATTGAAGactttgaaaattttaaggaaCGTCGAATTCCTTTTAGTTAGGAATTTTCTTGTTAAAAACGTACTGTTTATGTTTAGTTGAATATAACCGATGTAATTTTTGTCTTTtctcttttaatattttgtccGTATTTTGAAACGGCCCCCACAGAGTAGAAATCCTAGATCCGCCCCTGCTCATGATAACTCATATAACCTAACTCACAAAACTTCTCATTCCTGGTAATGAAGTACATGCCAGTAAAGTTTTATGGACTATCataaagactatgattgcaagatccataaagataatgtcaCGAGCCTTACAATAAAAGAGTTTCGAAATATGGATTGTTAGTTGCTGACTGACAACTCTGCTGGATAGCAGCTTGGCCAAAGGGTTGCTGATTGCATGGCTAGAGGGTTGCTCGCTGGCAGCTCTGCAGATGGCCGGTCGTCACAATTTTAATGTTATGTTTTAAGGCAAAATTGATAAGTTTCATTCATTcgggaaaaaatattttgattataatCCATTCTAAGTGGACAACATAATTTGTGTCATAATTGGATCATATGTAAAAGTTTGAATTACAAGAgaaatattcattttgttattatttactaaaaaaacaattaaatatttatattcaaaatttgtttaaataatataaatataacaaaaaaattattttaatctt is part of the Primulina tabacum isolate GXHZ01 chromosome 18, ASM2559414v2, whole genome shotgun sequence genome and encodes:
- the LOC142532410 gene encoding uncharacterized protein LOC142532410, which produces MDAYKSVFFGLVHVSDTTALKLKNAIYSYLSHYNLDVQNIRGQGYDGASIMRGEFNGLQALILKDCKSAYYVHCFAHRLQLALVAAAKNVTPIHQFFDKLTFIVNMVGASCKRNDELKEAHADDIAYLISINELETGRGLNRICNLQRAADMRWSSHFRSLSSLIKMFSATCTVLLKVMEDGLPSQRAEATSVYDEMNSFDFVFILHLMNEIMEITDVLCQTLQSKSQDILNAMELVSSTKKLIQELRDDKWDDLLEKVKSFCVARNIDVPDFSAQYVDRRGRARRHQGNFTIEHHYRVNFFYATIDSQLQEINVRFSEDAMELLMLSSALNPQNASDSLRYMDICKLVEKFYSQDFTNEEK